From one Geoalkalibacter halelectricus genomic stretch:
- the nfi gene encoding deoxyribonuclease V (cleaves DNA at apurinic or apyrimidinic sites), translating to MDFPALHAWDLSPREAVALQRRLAAQVVVADRLPARINRVAGVDVSYEKHGRIFFAAVSVLSFPDLEPLAEATARGHSEFPYIPGLLSFRELPLVLQAFQRLAQAPEVILVDGQGIAHPRRLGLASHLGLWLGVPTVGCAKSRLCGEHVAPGTEKGAATPLRDGEDVIGTVLTTRTGTKPLYVSPGHLVDQRRAVEITLACCRRFRQPEPTRRAHHLSNQLRRSTPTPPEDR from the coding sequence ATGGATTTTCCCGCATTGCACGCTTGGGATCTGAGCCCGCGTGAGGCCGTCGCCCTGCAGCGTCGTCTGGCCGCGCAAGTCGTCGTCGCGGATCGTCTGCCGGCCAGGATCAACCGGGTGGCGGGGGTGGATGTTTCCTACGAAAAACACGGCCGGATATTCTTCGCGGCCGTGAGTGTATTGTCCTTTCCAGACCTCGAACCCCTGGCTGAGGCGACGGCGCGGGGTCACTCGGAGTTTCCCTACATTCCCGGCCTGTTGTCCTTTCGCGAACTGCCCTTGGTCCTGCAGGCTTTTCAGCGGCTTGCCCAGGCGCCGGAGGTGATTTTGGTGGACGGCCAGGGTATCGCCCATCCGCGCCGCCTGGGTCTGGCGAGCCATCTGGGATTGTGGTTGGGGGTGCCGACCGTCGGCTGTGCCAAGAGCCGGTTGTGCGGGGAGCATGTCGCTCCGGGAACCGAAAAAGGCGCCGCCACACCTCTGCGCGACGGTGAGGATGTCATCGGCACGGTACTGACCACCCGCACGGGGACCAAGCCTCTGTATGTCTCGCCGGGGCATCTGGTCGACCAGCGCCGGGCGGTGGAAATCACTTTGGCGTGCTGTCGGCGCTTCCGCCAGCCGGAGCCGACCCGCCGCGCCCACCACCTGAGCAACCAGTTGCGCCGTTCGACGCCCACCCCTCCCGAAGACCGTTGA
- a CDS encoding TonB-dependent receptor plug domain-containing protein translates to MTRFLHRFAFAALLIFLAFGSPAWSASKPLTDFSLEELMDTEVLSATKKLQPLSRTPAAVFVISAEDIRRSGATTIPDLLRMVPGLQVAKLDANKWAVSARGFNGRFANKLLVMIDGRSIYSPLLSGVFWEMHHPILEDIERIEVIRGPGGSLWGANAVNGIINIITRHSAQTQGTLVSAVAGTQEYAAATLSHGLKWGELNHLRLHAQYIGHGESEAATHQPADDFYNLRTGLRLDRDLNIDTSLMVTGEVFQGKSGQTVVLPQISEPFSHQIDDNAEYSGGFLLARWKKQQLDGGEFRLQTYIDRTKYEDVIFDYRIHTYDVDFQHRFNYFNRHELTWGLGHRRTADRLNSTPLTTFVPSRLTYNLWSAFVQNHTTLVPDLLEITFGTKWEQSRTGTEWQPNLRLLYRPHPDHSLWAAVSRGVRQPSRAEMDVQFNLKFIPPEPGFTLPPFPIQVLVSGRSNLNAETLNAHEIGYRARWHENLFFDLAFFYNEYKHLIGGEAHDLIFIEDQDNPYYIQPAFSLGAVSARSHGVEVAGSWQAQPNWKLHLAYTYLRLDIRLPPSEQRVLIQFLDTEAPKHQISLRSSTNIAANYELDLWLRYVDALSNVAQDPSIEKISVSPYVTLDARLAWRHPRKNLELALVGQNLLNRRHAEFAGYDFFEVLTTEVPRRVYGKVTWRF, encoded by the coding sequence ATGACGCGTTTCTTGCATCGCTTCGCCTTTGCGGCGCTGCTGATATTTTTGGCGTTTGGGTCACCTGCCTGGAGCGCCTCCAAGCCCCTGACCGACTTCTCCCTTGAAGAACTGATGGACACCGAGGTTCTCTCGGCGACCAAAAAGCTTCAACCCCTCTCGCGGACCCCCGCGGCGGTCTTCGTCATCAGCGCCGAGGATATCCGCCGCTCGGGTGCCACCACCATCCCCGATCTGTTGCGCATGGTGCCGGGCCTGCAGGTGGCCAAGCTCGACGCCAACAAATGGGCGGTGAGCGCGCGCGGCTTCAACGGCCGCTTCGCCAACAAACTGCTGGTCATGATTGACGGCCGCAGCATTTACAGTCCGCTGCTTTCCGGTGTTTTCTGGGAAATGCACCACCCGATTCTCGAGGACATCGAACGCATCGAAGTCATCCGAGGCCCCGGTGGCAGCCTGTGGGGCGCCAACGCCGTCAACGGCATCATCAACATCATTACCCGCCACAGTGCGCAAACCCAAGGCACACTTGTCAGTGCGGTCGCCGGCACCCAGGAGTATGCCGCTGCCACCCTGAGCCACGGGCTGAAATGGGGCGAACTGAACCACCTGCGCCTCCATGCCCAATATATTGGGCATGGCGAGAGTGAAGCAGCAACGCATCAACCGGCGGATGATTTTTACAATTTGCGAACAGGGCTAAGGCTTGATCGCGACCTCAACATCGATACTTCACTGATGGTTACCGGCGAAGTGTTTCAAGGAAAAAGCGGCCAGACCGTCGTTCTTCCACAAATCAGCGAACCTTTTTCCCACCAGATTGACGATAACGCCGAATATAGTGGCGGATTTTTGCTTGCACGCTGGAAAAAACAACAGCTGGACGGTGGAGAATTTCGCCTACAGACTTACATCGATCGTACAAAGTACGAGGATGTCATTTTCGACTACCGGATTCACACCTACGACGTAGATTTTCAGCATCGCTTCAACTACTTTAACCGTCATGAGTTGACCTGGGGCTTAGGTCACCGGCGCACCGCTGACCGCTTGAACAGCACTCCGCTAACCACCTTTGTGCCTTCCCGACTGACCTACAATCTGTGGAGTGCCTTTGTTCAGAATCACACCACCCTGGTCCCGGACCTATTGGAAATAACTTTCGGCACCAAATGGGAACAAAGCCGAACCGGCACCGAATGGCAGCCAAACCTGCGCCTTCTCTACAGACCACACCCCGACCATAGCCTTTGGGCTGCGGTTTCTCGGGGAGTCCGCCAACCATCAAGGGCGGAAATGGATGTGCAATTTAATTTGAAATTTATCCCGCCGGAACCGGGGTTCACTCTCCCACCCTTCCCTATACAGGTTTTGGTAAGCGGCCGCTCCAATCTTAATGCGGAGACTCTCAATGCCCACGAAATCGGATATCGCGCCCGTTGGCATGAGAACCTGTTTTTTGACTTGGCATTTTTTTACAATGAATATAAACACCTCATTGGTGGCGAGGCACATGACCTGATATTCATCGAAGACCAGGACAACCCCTACTATATCCAGCCCGCATTTTCGCTTGGCGCGGTCAGCGCTCGCAGTCATGGGGTCGAGGTTGCGGGGAGTTGGCAGGCGCAACCAAACTGGAAATTGCATCTGGCTTACACCTATCTGCGACTCGACATTCGCCTTCCACCATCGGAGCAACGGGTTTTGATCCAGTTCTTGGATACGGAAGCCCCCAAGCACCAAATTTCCCTGCGATCTTCCACGAACATTGCGGCGAATTATGAACTGGATTTGTGGTTGCGCTATGTGGACGCGCTCTCCAATGTCGCTCAGGACCCATCCATTGAAAAAATCAGTGTTTCTCCCTATGTCACCCTGGATGCCCGCCTTGCCTGGCGCCACCCGCGAAAAAATCTGGAATTGGCCCTCGTCGGACAAAATCTGCTCAATCGCCGCCATGCCGAATTCGCCGGCTACGATTTCTTCGAAGTCCTCACCACGGAAGTCCCCCGCCGTGTTTATGGAAAAGTCACATGGCGTTTCTAG
- a CDS encoding ATP-binding protein encodes MKAFFGRLPIRRKLTAMTLVTSTVVLVLTAAAFTLVEVVSYRDNAVDKLASLARIVAGNSQAPLLFDDSEAADQLLGTLRVQKNLIAAGIYTPQGEAFTTWGLTGQPPSDVCCCELELPRITALTQGLHRFSGRSLCYFQPIYFDTEHLGFVHLKSDTGELHARLAWFGAGSLGVLALSLLIAYLLASRLQAVISSPILHLAESMEEVSRRRNYAVRVPRQSEDEIGTLMDGFNHMLEQIEQRDNRLEEHRQGLEEQVARRTEELSRANATLAATIQDLRRTKEAAETANRAKSTFLANLSHEIRTPMVGILGMSDLLLSSSLNEHQLQLAETVRGSGEALLGILDDLLDIAKIEAGRLRLVRDAFDPRQVVEDALRLLEITSRAKGLNLQHRIDPRIPPQLLGDGGRLRQIVLNLAGNAVKFTPQGEVRVELSALSIEAERALLRLEVSDTGIGIAADAQARIFVAFAQADTSTSRQFGGSGLGLAIVRELVHLMDGTIELHSNPGQGTTLRCDIPFAIPKPTPVYEPAPASRAAHPEQPGPPSGDQKRILLAEDNPTTQLLVRLILEPLNLHLRLAADGHEALAAMENESFDLILMDCQMPGLDGFEVTRRLRAAGHDVPIVALTANLQRSFRESCLQSGMNDFLGKPFRQAELVALMERWLGDAADQRRDE; translated from the coding sequence ATGAAAGCGTTCTTCGGCCGCCTGCCCATCCGCCGCAAGCTCACCGCCATGACCCTGGTCACCAGCACTGTGGTGCTGGTCCTGACGGCGGCGGCCTTTACCCTCGTCGAGGTAGTCAGCTATCGCGACAACGCCGTCGACAAACTCGCTTCCCTGGCGCGCATCGTCGCCGGCAACAGTCAGGCCCCCCTGCTGTTTGACGATTCCGAGGCCGCCGACCAGTTGCTCGGCACCTTGCGGGTGCAGAAAAACCTCATCGCAGCGGGGATCTACACCCCCCAGGGAGAAGCTTTCACTACCTGGGGCCTTACCGGTCAGCCACCATCAGACGTCTGCTGCTGTGAACTCGAGTTGCCCCGAATTACCGCCCTGACCCAGGGACTTCACCGTTTCAGCGGCCGCTCCCTGTGTTATTTTCAGCCGATTTACTTCGACACCGAGCATCTCGGCTTTGTGCACCTCAAGTCCGACACCGGCGAGTTGCACGCGCGCCTGGCCTGGTTCGGCGCGGGGAGCCTGGGCGTGCTGGCGCTGTCGCTGCTCATCGCCTACCTGCTCGCTTCGCGCCTGCAAGCGGTGATTTCGAGCCCAATCCTGCACCTGGCCGAGTCCATGGAGGAGGTTTCACGGCGGCGCAACTACGCCGTGCGCGTCCCGCGCCAAAGCGAGGATGAAATCGGCACCCTGATGGACGGCTTCAATCACATGCTCGAACAGATCGAGCAGCGCGACAACCGTCTCGAAGAGCACCGGCAAGGGCTCGAGGAACAGGTCGCGCGCCGCACCGAGGAACTCTCGCGCGCCAATGCCACCCTGGCCGCAACCATCCAAGACCTGCGCCGCACCAAGGAGGCGGCCGAGACCGCCAATCGCGCCAAGTCGACCTTTCTGGCCAACCTCAGCCATGAAATCCGCACCCCCATGGTGGGCATCCTCGGCATGTCCGACCTGCTGCTGTCCTCATCCCTGAACGAACATCAGTTGCAATTGGCGGAGACGGTACGGGGATCGGGTGAAGCGCTGCTCGGGATTCTCGACGATCTGCTCGATATCGCCAAGATCGAGGCGGGCCGCCTGCGGCTGGTCCGTGACGCCTTCGATCCCCGCCAGGTGGTCGAGGACGCCCTGCGTTTGCTGGAAATCACCAGCCGCGCCAAGGGGTTGAACCTTCAGCACCGCATCGATCCGCGCATCCCCCCGCAGTTGCTCGGCGACGGCGGCCGCCTGCGCCAGATCGTTCTCAACCTGGCCGGCAACGCAGTCAAATTCACGCCGCAGGGCGAGGTGCGCGTCGAGCTGTCCGCTCTGAGCATCGAGGCCGAGCGCGCCCTGCTGCGCCTAGAAGTCAGCGATACCGGCATCGGCATCGCGGCCGACGCCCAGGCCCGAATCTTCGTGGCCTTCGCCCAGGCAGACACTTCGACCAGCCGTCAATTCGGCGGTTCGGGCCTGGGGCTGGCCATCGTGCGCGAACTGGTGCATCTGATGGACGGCACCATCGAGCTGCACAGCAACCCCGGCCAGGGCACCACCCTACGCTGTGACATCCCCTTTGCCATTCCAAAACCGACGCCGGTCTATGAGCCGGCGCCCGCGTCCCGCGCCGCGCACCCTGAACAACCAGGCCCTCCGTCTGGTGACCAAAAGCGCATTCTGCTGGCCGAGGACAATCCCACCACCCAGCTGCTGGTGCGCCTGATCCTTGAACCCCTCAACCTGCACCTGCGCCTGGCCGCGGATGGTCATGAAGCTCTGGCGGCCATGGAAAACGAATCCTTCGATCTGATTCTCATGGACTGCCAGATGCCCGGGCTCGACGGCTTCGAGGTGACCCGCCGGCTGCGCGCCGCCGGTCACGACGTTCCCATCGTCGCTCTCACCGCCAATCTGCAGCGCAGTTTCCGTGAGTCCTGCCTGCAATCCGGCATGAATGATTTTCTCGGCAAGCCCTTTCGCCAAGCCGAGCTGGTGGCCCTCATGGAGCGCTGGCTGGGCGATGCCGCCGATCAAAGGAGGGATGAATGA
- a CDS encoding fumarylacetoacetate hydrolase family protein: MITVRLQESNRNFPVGKILCLGRNYAEHARELGNEVPEEPVVFLKPATSIIRAGEAVVIPAYSSQCQHEVELAMLIGRFGKNITRQDALKYVAGYGVAIDMTLRDVQTRLKKKGLPWEIAKGFDTSCPVSDFAPCARVSDPHNLALRLWVNGELRQDGNTSQMIHRLPDIIAYLSGIFTLEEGDLILTGTPAGVGEVVGGDKLRAEIEQVGSLEVVVQ, translated from the coding sequence ATGATCACCGTGCGCCTGCAGGAGAGCAACCGCAATTTTCCCGTCGGCAAGATTCTGTGTTTGGGCAGAAACTACGCCGAACACGCCAGGGAACTGGGCAACGAGGTCCCCGAGGAACCCGTGGTTTTTTTGAAACCGGCCACCAGCATCATCCGCGCCGGCGAAGCGGTGGTGATCCCCGCCTACTCCAGCCAGTGCCAGCACGAGGTGGAGTTGGCGATGCTCATCGGCCGCTTCGGCAAGAACATCACCCGCCAGGACGCTCTCAAATATGTCGCCGGCTACGGCGTTGCCATCGACATGACCCTGCGCGACGTGCAGACCCGGCTGAAAAAAAAGGGCCTGCCCTGGGAGATCGCCAAGGGCTTCGACACCTCCTGCCCGGTGTCCGACTTCGCGCCCTGCGCACGGGTTTCCGACCCGCACAACCTCGCCCTGCGCCTGTGGGTCAACGGCGAGCTGCGCCAGGATGGCAACACCAGCCAGATGATCCACCGCCTCCCCGACATCATCGCCTACCTGTCCGGCATTTTTACCCTTGAGGAGGGCGACCTGATTCTCACCGGCACGCCCGCTGGGGTCGGCGAGGTGGTCGGGGGCGACAAACTGCGCGCCGAGATCGAACAGGTCGGCAGCCTGGAAGTCGTCGTCCAGTAG
- a CDS encoding rhomboid family intramembrane serine protease — MFLPIGDYPNPRSTPWVNYLLLGVNVAVWFLVSLPLSHMRPDISDPLLLEFLYDLGVRGAVPAQAIYDQISAYDLFVYQYGFRPAEPSLLTLFTSLFLHGGWLHLFGNMLFLWIFGNNVEHRLGSVPYLLCYLGAGVGATLFFSLFVAGSTTPLIGASGAISGVLGFYFLWFPRNMVRVLIFLFPFIVTTVLVPARLVLGFYLLIDNVLPFLLTRGGAESGVAYGAHIGGFLAGLGVAWGLEKVPGLNLWRGERSYRRGAVEAGDGDRHAAAPAFIHQQLAAGRIQQAADRFLRLEGRAERRAVASGDVLAIGAYLLDQGRTDLAIPLYRRFIAERPDDPDLDRAFLGAGLALERHPRHITSSYQYFLQALDMTRSDAVEEVARRHLRAMEARGRRRDADES; from the coding sequence ATGTTTTTGCCCATCGGCGATTATCCCAATCCGCGCTCCACCCCTTGGGTCAACTACCTGTTGCTCGGCGTCAATGTCGCCGTCTGGTTCCTGGTGTCGCTGCCCCTCAGCCACATGCGCCCGGACATCAGCGATCCGCTGTTGCTCGAATTTCTCTATGATCTCGGGGTGCGCGGCGCGGTGCCGGCCCAGGCGATCTATGATCAGATCAGCGCCTATGATCTGTTTGTCTATCAGTACGGCTTTCGCCCCGCCGAGCCTTCCCTGCTGACGCTGTTTACCTCCTTGTTTCTCCACGGCGGCTGGCTGCATCTGTTCGGCAACATGCTGTTTTTGTGGATCTTCGGCAACAACGTCGAACATCGTCTCGGTTCGGTGCCCTATCTTTTGTGTTACCTGGGGGCGGGCGTCGGCGCCACCCTGTTCTTTTCCCTGTTCGTCGCCGGTTCCACAACCCCCCTGATCGGTGCGTCCGGAGCGATTTCAGGGGTGCTGGGTTTTTACTTCCTGTGGTTTCCGCGCAACATGGTGCGGGTGCTGATCTTTTTGTTTCCCTTCATCGTCACCACGGTCCTGGTTCCGGCCCGGCTGGTGCTGGGTTTTTATCTGCTCATCGACAATGTGTTGCCGTTTTTGCTCACGCGTGGCGGGGCGGAGTCGGGAGTCGCCTACGGGGCGCACATCGGTGGTTTTCTCGCCGGTTTGGGGGTGGCCTGGGGGCTGGAAAAAGTGCCGGGTCTCAACCTCTGGCGCGGGGAACGGAGTTACCGTCGCGGGGCGGTGGAAGCGGGCGACGGCGATAGGCATGCGGCGGCCCCGGCCTTCATCCACCAACAGCTGGCCGCGGGGCGCATCCAGCAGGCGGCGGATCGTTTTCTGCGCTTGGAGGGTCGCGCTGAGCGCCGTGCGGTGGCCTCCGGCGACGTGCTGGCCATCGGTGCCTATCTGCTCGACCAGGGACGCACGGACCTGGCGATTCCCCTCTATCGCCGCTTCATCGCCGAGCGCCCCGACGACCCCGATCTGGATCGCGCGTTTCTCGGCGCCGGCCTAGCCCTGGAGCGCCATCCGCGCCACATCACCAGCTCCTATCAGTATTTTCTTCAGGCCCTCGACATGACGCGCAGCGACGCAGTCGAGGAGGTGGCCCGTCGACATTTGCGCGCCATGGAAGCCCGGGGCCGGCGGCGCGATGCCGACGAGAGTTGA
- a CDS encoding TonB-dependent receptor plug domain-containing protein, with product MKQVLLALGGLFLVVLAGLAVPTLGKARSLTDFSLEELMAMEVTTPAKSPRRFDQTPAAVFVITAEDIRRSGATTIPDLLRMVPGMQVAHIDGNKWAVSARGFNSRFANKLLVLIDGRSVYTPTFSGVYWDVQDTLLADIERIEVIRGPGGSLWGANAVNGIVNIITKSARDTQGGLAQARAGNLERGGGALRYGGKSGQNHYWRGFVQYFDRGPHHALPGETAEDDWQSWRGGFRSDRYPAPDEQLTLQGEAYGSRAGAARTEHLFTAPFVRTNTEPTQTNGGFLLARRSWEVSPAARNRLQAFVDHFQRRRNLLDEDERRTTLDVDFQNELALAAERKLTWGLGYRVSRGSFSGGQVVTYHPQRQTEHLLSVFAQAELPLVEERLTLYAGSKAEHFSSVGLEIQPSLRLLWTPSSRHSLWASAARAVGIPSRADQEALIILAVVPSDPPLPLTSQGNPNIKAESLKAFEIGYRALLNDSLSLDIATFYNIYDDLRNFEGEPAAFTLPAPLPPMTALYTSRNNETKVHSQGVEVALSWQAHQRLRLMGAYSYIDLRVKPRLGVEDFDFSAQKTPRHQASLRTWLDLPREWELNTWLRYVDALERGPVPSYVELDAKLSWAPRANLTLALVGRNLLDGRHQEFPLETFLKNSVTEVRRQVFAEAVLTF from the coding sequence ATGAAACAGGTTTTGCTCGCTCTTGGCGGACTATTCCTGGTCGTGCTGGCGGGGCTGGCGGTTCCAACCCTCGGCAAGGCCAGATCCCTGACGGATTTTTCCCTTGAGGAACTCATGGCCATGGAGGTCACCACCCCGGCCAAATCGCCGCGGCGCTTCGACCAGACGCCGGCGGCGGTCTTCGTCATCACCGCCGAGGATATCCGCCGCTCGGGCGCAACCACCATCCCCGATCTGCTGCGCATGGTACCGGGCATGCAGGTGGCGCACATCGACGGGAACAAATGGGCGGTGAGCGCGCGCGGCTTCAACAGCCGCTTCGCCAACAAGCTGCTAGTGCTCATCGACGGCCGCAGCGTCTACACGCCGACCTTCTCGGGGGTGTATTGGGACGTCCAGGACACCCTGCTCGCCGATATTGAGCGCATCGAAGTCATCCGCGGACCGGGCGGCAGCCTTTGGGGCGCCAACGCGGTCAACGGCATCGTCAATATCATCACCAAGAGCGCCCGCGACACCCAGGGCGGCCTGGCCCAGGCGCGCGCCGGCAACCTCGAGCGCGGCGGCGGGGCGCTGCGCTACGGCGGCAAGAGCGGCCAGAATCACTACTGGCGCGGCTTCGTGCAGTATTTCGATCGCGGCCCCCACCACGCCCTGCCGGGCGAGACGGCCGAGGACGACTGGCAGAGCTGGCGGGGGGGATTTCGCAGCGACCGTTATCCCGCACCCGACGAGCAGTTGACCCTGCAGGGCGAGGCATATGGCAGCCGCGCCGGAGCGGCGCGCACCGAGCACCTTTTCACCGCGCCCTTCGTGCGCACCAACACGGAGCCGACGCAAACCAACGGCGGCTTTTTACTGGCGCGCCGCTCCTGGGAAGTCTCCCCCGCGGCGCGTAACCGCCTCCAGGCCTTCGTCGATCATTTTCAGCGCCGCCGCAACCTGCTCGATGAGGACGAACGGCGCACCACCCTGGATGTGGACTTCCAGAACGAACTCGCCCTGGCGGCGGAGCGCAAGCTCACCTGGGGCCTGGGCTATCGCGTCAGCCGCGGCAGCTTTTCCGGCGGCCAGGTCGTCACCTATCATCCCCAGCGCCAAACCGAGCATCTGCTGAGCGTCTTCGCCCAGGCCGAATTGCCCCTGGTGGAAGAACGCCTGACCCTCTACGCCGGCAGCAAGGCGGAACATTTTTCATCGGTGGGCCTGGAAATTCAACCCAGCCTGCGCCTGCTGTGGACCCCCTCGTCCCGGCATTCCCTCTGGGCCTCGGCCGCTCGCGCGGTGGGCATCCCAAGCCGCGCCGACCAAGAGGCCCTGATCATCCTCGCGGTGGTGCCCTCCGATCCGCCCCTGCCCTTGACCTCCCAGGGCAACCCCAACATCAAGGCTGAATCCCTCAAGGCTTTTGAAATCGGCTACCGCGCCCTCTTGAACGACAGCCTCAGCCTGGATATCGCAACCTTTTACAACATCTACGACGACCTGAGAAATTTCGAGGGCGAGCCGGCAGCATTCACTCTACCGGCGCCCCTGCCCCCCATGACAGCCCTGTACACCAGTCGCAACAACGAGACCAAGGTACACTCCCAGGGTGTTGAGGTGGCACTGAGCTGGCAGGCGCACCAACGCTTGCGCCTCATGGGCGCCTATTCCTACATCGATCTGAGGGTCAAGCCGCGGTTGGGGGTGGAGGATTTCGATTTCAGCGCGCAGAAGACCCCGCGCCACCAGGCGTCCCTGCGCACTTGGCTGGATCTGCCCAGGGAATGGGAACTCAACACCTGGCTTCGCTACGTCGACGCCCTGGAACGCGGCCCCGTGCCCTCCTACGTGGAACTCGACGCCAAGCTGTCCTGGGCGCCGCGCGCCAATCTGACCCTGGCCCTGGTGGGCCGCAATCTCCTCGACGGCCGACATCAGGAGTTTCCCCTGGAGACCTTCCTGAAAAATTCCGTCACCGAGGTGCGGCGCCAGGTATTCGCCGAGGCCGTCCTGACCTTCTAA
- a CDS encoding YfiR family protein yields the protein MAFLGQVLQILSRLALTGKARLAQRCNPPALAAICLALVLLGAAAVPVQANPAAPALEEYEAKAAFVFNFAKFIHWPETRALDEDLCIGVVGDNPFGTHILQLQGSRVAGRSIVVAFPATVADLLSCDLLFISASESPRLEALLGALVQAPVLTVGDMEGFAARGGMIEMYLRDNRIRFRINLEAARAAGLDISSRLLQLASNAEELMREQRR from the coding sequence ATGGCGTTTCTAGGGCAAGTGTTACAGATTCTCAGCCGCCTGGCCCTCACCGGCAAGGCGCGCTTGGCGCAGCGCTGCAATCCGCCGGCCCTGGCCGCCATCTGTCTGGCCCTGGTGCTGCTCGGCGCGGCGGCGGTACCGGTTCAGGCCAACCCAGCCGCACCGGCCCTGGAGGAATACGAAGCCAAGGCGGCCTTTGTCTTCAACTTCGCCAAATTCATCCATTGGCCCGAGACCAGAGCCCTGGACGAGGATCTGTGCATCGGCGTCGTCGGTGACAACCCCTTCGGTACCCACATCCTCCAATTGCAAGGAAGCAGGGTTGCCGGCCGCAGCATCGTCGTCGCCTTCCCGGCCACCGTAGCCGACCTGCTGTCCTGTGATCTGCTGTTCATCTCCGCCTCGGAAAGCCCGCGCCTTGAGGCTTTGCTCGGAGCCCTGGTGCAAGCCCCCGTCCTAACCGTCGGCGATATGGAGGGCTTCGCGGCGCGCGGCGGCATGATCGAGATGTACCTGCGCGACAACCGCATCCGCTTTCGCATCAACCTCGAGGCCGCGCGCGCGGCGGGCCTCGACATCAGCTCGCGCTTGCTGCAACTGGCCTCCAACGCCGAGGAACTGATGCGGGAGCAAAGACGATGA
- a CDS encoding class II fructose-bisphosphate aldolase — MGEKVGYKDLGLVNTREMFKKAVSGGYAIPAYNFNNLEQLQAIMVACAETSSPVIVQVSKGAREYANQTMLRYMAMGAVRMVREMGSNIPIALHLDHGDTFELCKSCVDSGFSSVMIDGSHHSYEDNVALTRKVVEYAHAHDVTVEGELGVLAGIEDEVQAEHSTYTKPEEVEDFVGKTGVDSLAISIGTSHGAFKFKVKEGEEPPPLRFDILAEIERRIPGFPIVLHGASSVVPEYVELINKYGGKMEGAVGVSEEQLRRAAASAVCKINIDSDGRLAVTARVREFMAKNPGEFDPRKYLGAARKELVKLIKHKNEAVLGSAGKA, encoded by the coding sequence ATGGGTGAAAAAGTCGGTTACAAGGATCTGGGTCTGGTCAACACACGGGAGATGTTCAAAAAGGCGGTGAGCGGCGGTTATGCCATTCCCGCCTACAATTTCAACAACCTGGAGCAGTTGCAGGCGATCATGGTGGCCTGCGCCGAGACCTCCTCGCCGGTCATCGTACAGGTGAGCAAGGGCGCGCGGGAATACGCCAACCAGACCATGCTGCGCTACATGGCCATGGGCGCGGTGCGGATGGTGCGCGAGATGGGCTCCAACATTCCCATCGCCCTGCATCTCGACCACGGCGATACCTTCGAGTTGTGCAAGTCCTGTGTCGATTCAGGCTTCTCCTCGGTCATGATCGACGGCTCCCATCACTCCTACGAGGACAATGTGGCGTTGACGCGCAAGGTGGTCGAATACGCCCATGCCCATGACGTCACCGTCGAGGGCGAGCTTGGCGTGCTGGCCGGGATCGAGGACGAGGTGCAGGCCGAGCATTCCACCTACACCAAGCCCGAGGAAGTCGAGGATTTCGTCGGCAAGACCGGTGTCGATTCCCTGGCCATCTCCATCGGCACCAGCCATGGCGCCTTCAAGTTCAAGGTCAAGGAAGGCGAGGAGCCGCCGCCCCTGCGCTTCGACATCCTCGCGGAGATCGAGCGGCGTATCCCCGGTTTTCCCATCGTGCTGCACGGGGCCTCGAGCGTGGTGCCCGAGTATGTGGAGCTGATCAACAAATACGGCGGCAAGATGGAAGGCGCGGTGGGGGTCTCCGAGGAGCAGTTGCGCCGCGCCGCGGCCAGCGCGGTGTGCAAGATCAACATCGACTCCGACGGGCGTCTGGCCGTGACGGCGCGGGTGCGCGAATTCATGGCCAAGAACCCCGGCGAATTCGACCCGCGCAAGTATCTGGGCGCCGCCCGCAAGGAACTGGTCAAGCTGATCAAGCACAAGAACGAAGCCGTTCTCGGCAGCGCCGGCAAGGCCTGA
- a CDS encoding DUF3024 domain-containing protein, giving the protein MNKHPNEFSRRIIEKFFSSRHVEVSVTHVSNGYVVFVNHISHFEACAVDEPVGRLLFDERRNEWDLYWISGDFRWHHYASYDKLHQALEVMFGDQAANLFHKVL; this is encoded by the coding sequence ATGAACAAGCATCCCAACGAATTCAGTCGACGCATCATCGAAAAATTCTTCAGCTCCCGCCATGTGGAGGTCAGCGTGACCCACGTGAGCAACGGCTATGTCGTCTTCGTCAACCACATCAGCCACTTCGAGGCCTGCGCCGTGGACGAACCGGTCGGTCGACTGCTGTTCGACGAGCGCCGCAACGAGTGGGATCTGTACTGGATCAGCGGTGATTTTCGCTGGCACCACTATGCCTCCTACGACAAACTGCATCAGGCGCTCGAAGTGATGTTCGGGGACCAGGCGGCGAATCTGTTTCATAAGGTTTTGTGA